ATGATGTCGGCTGCATTAGCCACGATGGCATGTCCTAGTGTTTGTGATTTTGCCAATCAAAGActcaaattattttcaatttgtcaTCCATCACACTTTTGATGAAACAATAAATGGGGCTATTGCAATTACATAATCCGCTTATTGAAATGTTGCCTAAGTGATTCTACATGGCCAATGAATTGTATCACACATCAAGGACTATGTTTTGCATTTGGCGTTCAAAACAGCACATACTGATGGTTTACATTGAAGTAATAATTTGCcaccttaattttttattacacaaatttgataagttttaaaatttgattgtatcATCTAGAAGTTTTAAAATCAATTATactaataagttttagaactttaaATGCACCAATCCCAAGATAAAAAGTAAGAGTTGAGTCTTTTTTCTCCGCATCGCCAAtccccctccccccccaaaaaaaaagaattaaagggTCTGAGCACCCTTTGTATGGAAGGAGTGTAACAATTTTAGCCATTTTTGGTTCGTCAATTTATCACTTGTAATGataatatcttttcttttgtggtGGTGGATATGATTATAATAATCAACGTTAGGTGTCCTCCAAAGTTGTGCTCTTGGAGGGATTGGCCGACCTCTGGCAGTTTTGATGAAGATCAACCCGCCCGTCTTTGTTCTTCATCTGTATGATGTCGAGAATACTGCTGGTGTCACCGCGGATATTAGCCCCATGGACACCGGTACCGTGGTGAGTTTCCTTCCCATCTCTAATTCGCCTGCTGTTTGCTGAATTTAGGATGAATGGAATTGCTAGGCTCTTTATGAAGATGGAATTTCATGTTGTTGATTGTTTTGTTGGGGATATTGTTTGGATTACCTATTCAGATGAGTAAGCTCGATATCATCCTTGAATATATGGATCGTTTCATGCATTAGACTAATTTGTTGCTTCTATTATCAGGTCCGTGGGTTTTGTGGGACAGCAACAAGTGGAGGAATTGTCAACATAAATGCCGGAGTGATCAGAACCCTTTGTGATGGAATTACCAAATGTTGCCCGAAAGCTATTGTCAACCTGATTAGCAACCCTGTTATAACCACAGCTTCCGTTGCAGCCAAAGTTTTCAAGAGAGCTTGCCCTTATGATCCAAAGAAACTGTTGGGTGTGACCATGCTCGTCTTAACTAATTTGTGGTACGTATCCCTCCTGGTTCAACTGCTGGTACTATCAAGAAGAATCGAATATGTTTACAGAGTACGGAGTATCAGGTTGTCAGCTTCGTATAAGCCTACAAAGATCGAAGCGTATTTTCCCTTGTTTATTGCCCTCTTTCGTCTCAAACGTTTTGTCTTGCGTACCTGCAATTGATAACTTGCTCCAAGGGCATTTAACCTTTTCCCAGCTTTCGAAAAGATATCTATGTGGACttggtattttattaaataggcTAATGCCTCATGTACTGGATCATGTGGGAGGTGTAAAAGTGAAGTTTATAAAATTGGGCTATTTCCAAGTCTAGCAGCAGAGTCCAGAAGCCCCATTTATTCGACTGTTTGCGGTGAAATATTAATGTAACTGCTGTTATGTGCTAGTGAGTGTTATTGGTTCTCTTCTCATGATCAGAAGGTTGTTTATGATCAGAGATACTTGATACTAACGCTCAGGCAGCAAAATCTGTACAAGATAGCAGTTTTGAGACAATGTCATGAAAGCCAACAACTTCTTTCCTTCCCCCTTCTTTCCTTCCCGCCATTATCTTGTAGGCATTCGCTGATATATCTCATCAGATTTCTGATCTATTATGTTCCATGAAAGGAGAAGTACTAGGTCTTGATCCAAGAGAAGTtgatgttccagttgttcgGGGTCACGCATGAGTGACAATATTACCTCTGTTATCTCAGGTTTGTGATGTATTCTTCCTAATAAGAACTTCTTATATGTTCGACAGCAAGGCTATTAGAAATTACACTTTACTGTAGAATTTTAAATGTCAGTTGGCATTTTCAAAATCTGTAGACGTCAATTTTCGCAGTGTTGATGTTATATCACATTCCGTTAGTCTCTTCAGTTTTGGGTTTCAGGTCGTATAATAGTGCTTTAGCTATTCTAGTGATGTTCATTTTGCTTAGGGTTTGTGACAAGCTCCGGAATACCAAGGCTCCCTGAGGAATACACTGTTACCACCAAGCATTTTCATTTCCCAGACACTCGATTGCATGCCTAATCATATTAGAGTCTGTAATCTTTAAATTCACAAGCCATTTCGAAGATGTACTCTGCTGAGAAGTTTCTTTATGAGAAGGATGAGACCTTCGCAAAAATCACTTCTTAGGTCCATGTGGGCATATGTCCTGCAACGAACATTAGAGAGCTTGTTATCATCTCTACATTCGATTTACCAATGCTGCCTTGGCAACCTATCCACTACCCACTACACAAGCAAAGTGTTAATAAAGATCTTTGTCGGAATAAATGGGGACACCTCACGTGTGAAAGTATGCACAAGGTGATGATTGCTTTGTCTTGGGCTATAGGCAGAAGCAAGCAGTTATGGAGAATATCTTAGTTTCTGATTATTTTGTCCGGTCCTTGTAAAGGAAAACAACGGAAATTATCAGAAGTATGTAAAACAGAGCAGCATGCATCTCTTGTTGTTACGGCTAGGAGGATtacttgaattttgatgatAAGTGGAGAAGTTTCGTGCAGTGACAGAATTGCTGAATATATCAAGTTCTCTTTAAGTGATTTTTGAGGTCAACTCGAAACTGGATTTTTTTGCATCTATTTCCACAATGAAATGATGACATCACGTCTTAGTCTTCATTTGTCTGCTTCCTTTGTTATGTCATGAAGCCGACTGAATCGTGTACTCTGTGTTTGATGACTTTAGGCTAAAAGCTGGAGCTGGCTTGGCAACTTTCTCAATGGCGAGTCCTTCGGCCTTTTGAGTTGTGATCCGATCTCTTTCATGAACGGGAAATTTGATGGCTCTTTTGTATGTGGACTCATTTCACATGGTCACATaatgtgaaaatgaaagatgCAGGCATATGCTGCTATGAAGTTCGCCGATGCGTGCCTGCGTAGGTTGAGGGGCTACGTGGGCATTGTTCAGTGTGCATTTGTTGCTTCTCAGGTTTGGTGCCTTGAAAAAAACTTGTCAAGATCCAATCCTCTTACTTCTCTCGAATTCAAACTAAAATTaccaatgattttcttttttgttgtccCTTTTTTTACAGGTGACTGATCTTCTGTTCTTTTCGTCCAAAGTGCGCCTCAATCGTACTTGGGCGGAGGAGCTTCTTCCTCTTGGCCCACTGAATGAGTACGAAAGGTCTGGAATCTTAAttaatcttgagatttttaggTGTGCTCAGATGACAACAAAGGAAGATGGAAGTTCTTTTAATTTCGGCCTTCGTTTGTTAACCTGTGGAGCTGGCTTGGAAAGGGCAAAGAAAGAGTTAGCGGCAACGAAAATAGTTTCTGGTTAGTCGGTACTCAATATGGGTTCTTGGGAATAAGTGGTCGGACCTAGGCAGATATCAAAGTTTCTTCTGCATAGCTGACGTAGACCAAACACCggggtttttcttttcctgcatgTAACTTACTCAATGGTAATTTGCATAATAACAAGGTGGACGGATGTTTTGCATGTCATCGTTTTATGTCTGTCTCTCTAGTTTCGCGTTTACATTGCCGACTTTCTTATGCACCTGTAGTGTCGCCTCCAAGGAGCACTGTCAGTTCAGTTATGCAATACCGCAATAAGCAAATGATGGACAGAGGGTCCAGAATGAGCTGAAGCTCAGTCATTGCCACCAGGTTTGAAGTTTTAAGAGATTCAAGCGCGGCTTTTTAGGGCTTTGTCCAGAAGATTTGAGAGAATGAGCGAGAGAGCCATTATAGAATCTCTTCTTGAGTAAGTTGGCGGAGAGTGAGTTGAAATTATCATTTCGACACCATAGCATGAGATTCAGAACTTTCAATTGGAGATATCTCTCGCTaaattctcccttttttttttttttcttttgactgaAACGTTGCATTTCATTCAAGGAGGTAGAAGTTACAACCTGTATGAATGGCGTCGGTACATAGCAAATCCAGTAGAAGTTGGGGAGGCGAAGAAGCCCATTTTGGAGAAAGGATGCCACGGCCATGGGGCATGGGCCTTTGCGGCCCAATCAGCTATAGAGTTAGCTTCCCGTCTGCAATGCTGTATACGCGGCTGAGAGAAGCAGGGAATCAGTGCTGCAGCATCGGCGAACAACACACGACAGTCCCACGGCGGTAATCGGCGATGATTGACGATTTCCACAAGCACGAGGCAATCAGATTCGACCAGTAGGTGAGCATTGGCATGTCATCTCTGCAACAAATATGTGAGTGTGATAATTAGGGCTTGGATCTCACTTTGCAGCGGGGAGGAA
This region of Eucalyptus grandis isolate ANBG69807.140 chromosome 8, ASM1654582v1, whole genome shotgun sequence genomic DNA includes:
- the LOC120287696 gene encoding malate dehydrogenase, glyoxysomal-like, which gives rise to MKINPPVFVLHLYDVENTAGVTADISPMDTGTVVRGFCGTATSGGIVNINAGVIRTLCDGITKCCPKAIVNLISNPVITTASVAAKVFKRACPYDPKKLLGVTMLVLTNL